One window of the Babesia microti strain RI chromosome IV, complete genome genome contains the following:
- a CDS encoding conserved Plasmodium protein, unknown function (overlaps_old_locusTagID:BBM_III05550) yields the protein MGKGARTGTNFSVYRRLTLNIVDKMRRLVDNNVYDRPRWLEWAEITPPLENRNLMNTDRNTFNAYLPLISRLLAKYPHLRFHNCYSQGNEFTKGNDRYNEDHHVMRFVKKQMEFINQGFTKRKSFELTEKHFYRERMEIEKNLKINAALGIDECASTGYTSGYQLYNEKRAQDVARSLHSYLTQLRGSLNGYRGKVRPKK from the exons ATGGGAAAAGGGGCT CGTACTGGTACCAACTTTTCGGTCTACCGTCGCCTAACTCTCAATATTGTAGATAAAATGCGACGATTAGTTGATAACAATGTTTACGATAGACCACGATGGTTAGAATGG GCTGAAATTACGCCACCTCTAGAAAATCGcaatttaatgaatacCGATAGAAACACTTTTAATGCATATTTACCGTTGATATCTCGATTATTAGCTAAATACCCTCACTTGCGCTTCCACAATTGCTATAGTCAGGGAAACGAATTCACCAAGG GAAATGATAGATATAATGAAGATCATCATGTTATGagatttgtcaaaaaaCAAATGGAATTCATTAACCAAGGCTTCACCAAACGCAAGTCTTTTGAATTGACCGAAAAACACTTTTATAGGGAAAGGATGGAGATTGAgaagaatttgaaaattaatGCAGCTTTAGGGATTGATGAATGTGCATCCACTGGTTACACATCTGGATACCAATTGTATAAT gaaaaAAGAGCACAGGACGTTGCACGGTCACTACATTCCTACCTCACCCAACTTAGGGGATCCCTTAATGGCTACAGGGGTAAAGTTAGGccaaaaaaataa
- a CDS encoding protein CWC15 (overlaps_old_locusTagID:BBM_III05570) encodes MTTAHRPTWFNAIGKTKIGTVVSRKISSRDLPGYKNLKTRDGVNLSVDKGIHRDDETIASIEYNKLEFQHKLELKEKEEEQLAQLNNEVPIDNNFIPIENLQELLNQDLNAYPEDSDDCPEFTNYSDDDKEDSDEEQELLKELSKIKQEKEESQRKREELSNADAKRQKILSANPILSGVLKSWDQDVVFKNHEKEEKSVRNKDYINDTVRSEFHKKFLEKYIV; translated from the exons aTGACCACAGCCCATAGACCTACCTGGTTCAACGCCATAGGGAAGACCAAAATTG GTACTGTGGTTAGTAGGAAGATATCTAGTAGGGATTTACCAGGATATAAGAATTTGAAGACCCGTGATGGAGTGAATTTAAGTGTTGACAAGGGTATACATCGTGACGATGAAACTATCGCATctattgaatataataagTTGGAGTTTCAACACAAATTGGAACTAAAGGAGAAGGAAGAAGAGCAATTAGCACAACTCAATAATGAAGTGCCTAttgataacaattttataccTATAGAAAACTTACAGGAACTCCTTAATC AGGACTTAAATGCCTACCCTGAAGATTCAGACGATTGTCCtgaatttacaaattacaG TGATGATGATAAGGAGGATTCAGATGAGGAACAGGAACTGTTAAAGGAATTGTCGAAGATTAAACAGGAAAAGGAGGAAAGCCAGAGGAAGCGAGAGGAGCTTAGTAATGCTGATGCCAAAAgacaaaaaatattgtctGCCAATCCCATTTTAAGTGGAGTTTTAAAGTCATGGGATCAAGATGTAgtttttaaaaatcatgAAAAGGAGGAAAAATCTGTTAGAAACAAAGA TTACATTAATGACACTGTTAGGAGTGAATTCCATAAGAAGTTTTTGGAAAAGTATATCGTTTAG
- a CDS encoding Queuine tRNA-ribosyltransferase (overlaps_old_locusTagID:BBM_III05545) — translation MKVFVSNSTTGVRSGKLFGCVDTPCWSPLVNLHLPNGLMYTEFGQQMAPLLLTSNLTINYNQITDVIEITDSRITNNIKKVILKDDFDDIYIIIKCNDEFLQLITNGTVDNGINIVDCAPDSISKRVIKLGINEQHDEINGDHAKTSNKHGFRWLLKRDKYDLKDFKHLPIACKSYLRYVKKKRDLFTVSRENMDNIEGFEYKIAQNAPKEYIHMLINVLPNNKLKLIHLDDGRYKNVLYITSCGFDVIISDYPSKLSEMGLALLPYNYYASGSKCNADIVMESGDNERENSFTEIVDEYVINLRGETYANDYSNKITQYSPREETRGYIHHLLKCNETLATVLLQIHNNYMYAHFFQSLRESIEGHKFEEFISNFK, via the coding sequence atgaaggtATTTGTTAGTAATTCAACCACTGGTGTAAGAAGTGGAAAATTATTCGGGTGCGTGGATACTCCGTGTTGGTCTCCATTGGTAAACTTACACTTACCAAATGGTCTAATGTATACGGAATTTGGGCAGCAAATGGCCCCTTTGTTGCTAACTAGCAATTTGACGATAAATTATAACCAGATAACTGATGTAATTGAAATTACTGATAGTAGAATTACCAACAACATTAAGAAAGTGATACTAAAGGATgattttgatgatatttatattattataaagtgtaatgatgaatttttgCAATTAATTACTAATGGAACTGTAGATAAtggaataaatattgttgatTGTGCCCCGGATTCCATATCAAAACGTGTTATTAAACTGGGTATTAATGAACAACATGATGAAATCAATGGAGATCATGCAAAAACTAGTAATAAACACGGGTTTAGGTGGCTTTTAAAAAGGGATAAATATGATCTGAAAGATTTTAAACATCTTCCAATTGCCTGCAAGAGTTACCTAAGATATGTGAAGAAAAAGCGAGATTTATTTACTGTTTCTAGGGAAAATATGGACAATATCGAAGGTTTTGAGTACAAAATCGCGCAAAACGCGCCAAAAGAATATATTCACATGCTAATAAATGTTTTACCCAATAACAAGTTAAAACTTATTCACTTGGATGATGGACGGTATAAGAATGTGTTGTACATTACTTCATGCGGATTCGATGTTATAATATCTGATTATCCAAGTAAATTGTCGGAAATGGGTTTAGCATTATTGCCATACAACTATTATGCAAGTGGAAGTAAGTGTAATGCAGATATTGTGATGGAATCTGGTGATAACGAAAGAGAAAATTCATTCACAGAAATTGTGGACGaatatgtgataaatttgaggGGAGAAACATATGCAAATGattattcaaataaaataacGCAATACTCTCCCAGGGAAGAGACCCGTGGATACATACACCATTTGTTGAAATGTAACGAAACACTAGCAACCGTACTACTGCAAAtacataacaattatatgtatGCACACTTTTTCCAGTCGCTCAGGGAAAGTATTGAGGGTCATAAATTCGAGGAATTTATATCCAACTTCAAATAA
- a CDS encoding stress-induced-phosphoprotein 1 (overlaps_old_locusTagID:BBM_III05540) translates to MDYKALGNDAFKTGDFEKAVELFTKGIISNPTEHTLYSNRSGAYASLGKYKEALDDAKKCIELNPKWPKGYSRLGYAQYNLGQRDEAIASYKKGLEIDPSNTSLQNALREIENEGNETMQALMDVSNVVNNDPKLAGYAKEDPEFILKVAKILISLKKNPQDIQYLFQNPDPRLQEALFAIMGIRNPETPQEPKESPEYKKTSEPKEPEKELAPHEKQSEEFKKQGNEHYKSKRFNEALQCYDKAIELNPNNLIYRNNKAAVYLEMKEFDKCLKECNDAIDMRYEVKASFNDIAKVYNRMASCYKAMGKYDEAISSYKKSLLEDNNRFTRSALKEVERMKEKAESEAYIDVGLADQHREKGNELFNKGEYPAAIKEYDEGVRRNPKDPKIYNNRAAAYMKLLEYPFALKDCEKALEIDPNFSKAWARKGNLHMLMKEYQKALQAYDKGLAADINNQQCSDGKMKCIAKIQEMSQSGQIDEEQYRHAMADPEIQAILGDPQFHLILKKITESPECMEEYMKDPKISNAVNKLIAAGIIQVK, encoded by the exons ATGGACTATAAAGCACTTGGAAATGACGCTTTTAAGACTGGTGATTTTGAAAAAGCGGTAGAACTGTTTACTAAAGGGATAATCAGCAATCCAACTGAACATACACTATATTCTAATCGTTCTGGTGCTTATGCGTCGCTAGGGAAGTACAAAGAAGCACTTGATGATGCTAAGAAGTGTATTGAGTTAAATCCAAAGTGGCCAAag GGTTACTCTCGTCTAGGCTATGCCCAGTATAATTTGGGGCAACGTGACGAGGCAATTGCTTCATATAAGAAAGGATTAGAAATAGATCCAAGCAACACTTCATTGCAAAATGCTTTGAGGGAGATTGAAAATGAGGGGAATGAGACCATGCAAGCGCTGATGGATGTGTCTAATGTTGTGAATAATGATCCTAAACTTGCTGGTTACGCTAAGGAAGACCCTGAATTTATTCTTAAAGTCGCTAAGATCTTGATTTCACTTAAGAAAAATCCACAAGACatacaatatttgtttCAGAATCCCGATCCAAGGCTGCAAGAAGCTTTGTTTGCCATTATGGGTATAAGGAATCCTGAAACTCCCCAAGAGCCCAAGGAATCCCCAGAGTATAAAAAAACTTCTGAGCCAAAAGAACCAGAAAAGGAACTAGCTCCACATGAGAAGCAATCTGAAGAGTTTAAGAAGCAGGGGAACGAGCATTACAAGAGTAAGAGGTTTAACGAAGCTCTGCAATGCTACGATAAAGCAATCGAACTCAACCCCAATAACCTTATATATCGTAACAACAAAGCAG CTGTGTATTTAGAAATGAAGGAATTTGACAAATGTCTTAAGGAGTGTAATGATGCCATAGACATGAGGTACGAGGTCAAAGCCAgttttaatgatattgcCAAGGTATATAATAGAATGGCATCCTGCTACAAAGCTATGGGCAAATATGACGAAGCAATATCTAGTTATAAAAAATCTTTATTGGAAGATAACAACAGATTCACACGCAGTGCTCTGAAAGAGGTAGAAAGGATGAAGGAGAAGGCTGAATCTGAAGCTTATATTGATGTTGGTCTAGCTGATCAA caCCGAGAAAAGGgaaatgaattatttaataaggGTGAATATCCAGCTGCCATTAAAGAGTATGATGAAGGTGTACGGAGAAATCCTAAGGATCCAAAGATTTACAACAACAGAGCTGCCGCTTATATGAAACTTTTGGAATACCCATTTGCACTCAAA GATTGTGAAAAGGCATTAGAAATCGATCCAAACTTTTCAAAAGCATGGGCCAGGAAGGGAAACCTTCATATGTTGATGAAGGAATATCAGAAGGCATTACAGGCCTACGATAAAGGATTGGCAGCTGACATAAATAACCAACAATGTAGTGATGGAAAGATGAAATGTATTGCCAAGATCCAGGAAATGTCGCAATCTGGTCAGATTGATGAGGAGCAGTATAGGCATGCTATG gCTGATCCGGAAATACAGGCGATTCTTGGCGATCCACAGTTCCATTTGATTTTGAAGAAGATTACTGAGAGTCCAGAGTGTATGGAGGAGTACATGAAGGACCCGAAGATTTCCAACGCAGTGAACAAACTTATTGCTGCCGGTATTATTCAAGTTAAatga
- a CDS encoding conserved Plasmodium membrane protein, unknown function (overlaps_old_locusTagID:BBM_III05535), translating into MIVLIILKIINPYIVNANIITDGLSAIGSVASEVGNTVKDVSSEALLGELQQIADGGKIIRDGTESNFVNSIANTVMKNVVGTAVLKASSGITHNGDFAFYNFMYPENDDYPWACICDESDYEEYIKGKKDKVRCRNYIDSSLQNAVLYCNPANHNSSINDNANNNPPKQIDNHVSIPQTAPANHTTVLSTEVDTNHNEQKQPNSPSVPSESQNSVSAPKDESVSSTVEGAKSSS; encoded by the exons ATGATAGTGTTGATAATTCTGAAAATTATCAATCCATATATAG taaATGCGAATATAATTACGGATGGATTGTCCGCTATTGGCTCTGTGGCGAGTGAAGTGGGAAATACAGTGAAGGATGTTTCCAGTGAAGCGCTCTTAGGAGAATTACAACAAATTGCAGACGGTGGCAAAATTATAAGAG ACGGCACTGAAAGCAATTTTGTGAATTCAATAGCTAATACGGTTATGAAAAATGTAGTTGGCACTGCAGTTCTCAAAGCTTCATCTGGTATTACACATAATGGTGATTTCGCCTTTTACAACTTTATGTACCcggaaaatgatgattatCCATGGGCATGTATCTGTGATGAATCTGATTATGAAGAGTATATTAAGGGCAAGAAGGACAAGGTTAGGTGCAGGAACTATATTGATTCATCCTTACAAAATGCAGTTTTATATTGTAACCCAGCAAATCATAACTCTTCCATAAATGACAATGCCAATAACAATCCCCCAAAGCAGATTGATAACCATGTGTCCATACCACAAACAGCGCCAGCAAATCATACCACAGTTTTATCTACGGAAGTCGACACTAATCACAATGAACAAAAACAACCAAATTCGCCTTCAGTTCCAAGTGAATCTCAAAATTCAGTGTCCGCTCCGAAAGATGAATCTGTTAGTAGCACCGTAGAAGGAGCCAAATCAAGTTCATAA
- a CDS encoding UTP7, WDR46, U3 small nucleolar RNA-associated protein 7 (overlaps_old_locusTagID:BBM_III05575), which produces MAANLNVNPNLIKLHSLFNKNRKPGLKERREARLRNSIASNSQKLAKSTAILTTTDSGSFDTGGNTIYHDKLSGSLTKGIIDRLFHLKLGYGPYRVKYSLNGRHLLLSGRKGTISLLDTHTLHLFCDVNLQQIIYDITFFHNHTLFAASQSKYIHIYDNCCTEIHCIRDTMLSYRLEFLPFHMLLTSIGEFGELTYQDISTGKVVCRHRTKKGTCDVMCSNDKNAVINLGHRNGVVSLWTPNVGKPVIEYVGHRGPVTAIDTYDEHYIISSGMDGLWKIWDLRKNDQVFARPVISSVAPKSLCISQKGVIALSVGPRIEFYKNVFDKFSPVHPFLKIVEDGDSIENIAFQPFEDILCYGSKYVVRTIVVPGSGEADIDTFDANPYQTKKQQREHEVHQLLEKLPADTISLNTNIIGTVVDHLPNVSLNNAVQTDLIDPKPDAIGKKMKSNNRKRTASKLKSKAYNKTFARRKEAMEKKLHEIMTKKPVELKELQNEVMAKHIFGDTYDNITKGSVKGAALSRYYKKK; this is translated from the exons ATGGCTGCAAACTTGAATGTTAatccaaatttgataaaattgcaCTCTTTGTTCAACAAAAATAGAAAGCCCGGCCTAAAGGAGAGACGTGAGGCACGCTTAAGAAATTCAATCGCATCTAATTCACAAAAACTAGCTAAATCTACTGCTATTTTAACAACTACAGACTCTGG ATCTTTTGATACTGGCGGTAATACCATATACCACGATAAACTATCCGGCTCATTAACTAAGGGCATAATTGATAGG TTATTTCACCTTAAGCTTGGTTATGGGCCTTACCGGGTCAAGTACTCCCTCAATGGCCGTCACTTGCTACTCTCGGGTAGAAAGGGAACCATATCGTTGTTGGACACTCACACTTTACATCTATTTTGCGATGTTAATTTGCAACagattatatatgatattacATTTTTCCATAACCATACACTTTTTGCAGCATCTCAATCTAAATATATCCACATTTACGATAACTGTTGTACAGAAATTCATTGCATCCGAGACACCATG TTATCCTATAGATTGGAGTTTTTACCGTTCCACATGCTGCTTACATCGATAGGTGAATTTGGAGAACTAACGTATCAAGATATTTCAACGGGGAAAGTGGTATGCAGACACAGAACAAAAAAAGGAACTTGCGATGTTATGTGTtctaatgataaaaatgccGTAATAAATCTTGGGCATAGGAATGGAGTAGTTAGCTTATGGACTCCAAACGTTGGAAAG CCAGTAATTGAATATGTTGGCCACAGGGGTCCGGTTACGGCAATAGACACTTATGACGaacattatataatttccAGTGGTATGGATGGGCTATGGAAAATTTGGGATTTGAGAAAAAATGATCAAGTATTCGCCCGACCTGTAATAAGTTCAGTAGCACCAAAATCTCTCTGTATTAGTCAAAAAGGGGTAATTGCATTGTCTGTCGGCCCCCGAATTGAATTCTACAAAAATGtctttgacaaattttcacCGGTACATCCATTCCTAAAAATTGTGGAAGATGGTGACAGTATTGAAAACATAGCATTTCAGCCCTTTGAAGACATTTTATGCTATGGATCAAAATACGTCGTTAGAACAATAGTCGTCCCTGGTTCTGGCGAGGCTGATATTGATACGTTTGATGCGAATCCATACCAAACTAAGAAACAACAAAGGGAACACGAGGTGCATCAGTTACTTGAAAAATTGCCAGCAGATACAATATCATTGAATACCAACATCATAGGTACCGTTGTAGATCATTTACCTAATGTTTCCCTTAATAATGCGGTACAAACTGATTTAATAGACCCCAAACCCGATGCTATTGgtaaaaaaatgaaatcAAATAACCGCAAACGCACCGCAAGTAAGCTAAAG TCAAAAGCATACAACAAGACATTCGCCAGACGTAAAGAGGCCATGGAGAAAAAGCTTCATGAGATAATGACTAAGAAACCAGTTGAACTAAAGGAGTTACAAAACGAAGTTATGGCGAAGCATATTTTTGGCGACACCTACGATAATATAACGAAGGGTAGCGTTAAAGGAGCTGCACTTTCTAGATACTATAAGAAGAAGTGA
- a CDS encoding conserved Plasmodium protein, unknown function (overlaps_old_locusTagID:BBM_III05560): MSGDTTNSQKPRITLTQFKNYETNVIRKKKLVKKQLYKDIRDRCRSELDEYVICSSATMFPNFKCIEQYRILEKCIKMYHNQIMSPETENKMLNDKIIKGDIKIPKCKWY; this comes from the exons ATGAGTGGTGACACTACCAATAGCCAAAAACCCAGGATTACTTTAACACAATTTAAGAACTATGAGa CAAATGTAATTAGGAAAAAGAAGTTGGTCAAAAAACAACTTTACAAAGACATCCGCGATCGTTGCAG GTCAGAGTTGGatgaatatgtaatatgttCCAGCGCTACAATGTTTCCAAACTTCAAATGCATTGAACAATATAGGATTCTAgaaaaatgtattaaaatgtACCATAACCAGATA ATGAGCCCAGAAACTGAAAATAAGATGCTTAAcgataaaataattaaggGTGATATAAAGATACCCAAGTGTAAGTGGTACTAG
- a CDS encoding hypothetical protein (overlaps_old_locusTagID:BBM_III05560) has product MAKGTVKSPTKGNHSKTESKPKSQNKRLNSYINNNPDENDQDQMEFKISPINPSKNYLSQSLEEKNEYVDNPNIKHISECKNEKKYFNCPGGMVDKRTFTNIVKDAFLSNGTYLDTEIINSDAKNNDNYDNIHNICNDPEVHTEPLITNSTSKIKAKRSYQSILSFFKRSDTDEETKETISLQNIEAISPVSESNVSTRNMENYFNRMNVSQAHNKSSLSRTNSLNCVSNSSSVQSQIIAMIHQFEAECTNLEKKIYLLETNYLSQSPDSTGLTRGWNRCGILSNSSNLLSNSFNAKNRKLSSCRKSMSSCNLSEILASDRLFSLTNYATKLYSDLKHQGSKDKS; this is encoded by the exons ATGGCCAAGGGAACTGTAAAATCGCCAACCAAAGGGAACCATTCAAAAACCGAAAGTAAACCCAAATCACAGAACAAAAGATTAAATTcttacataaataataatccTGATGAAAACGATCAGGATCAAATggaatttaaaatatcacctATTAATccatcaaaaaattatttgtcaCAGAG ccTAGAAGAAAAGAATGAATACGTCGATAATCCCAATATTAAACACATTTCTGAGtgtaaaaatgaaaaaaaatACTTTAATTGCCCAGGAGGTATGGTGGATAAAAGAACATTCACCAACATAGTTAAAGATGCGTTTTTATCCAATGGCACTTATCTAGATACGGAAATAATCAACAGCGATGccaaaaataatgataattatg ataacatacataatatatgcaaTGACCCCGAAGTGCATACtg AGCCACTAATAACCAATTCAACGTCCAAAATAAAAGCCAAACGCTCTTATCAGtctattttatcatttttcaAAAGATCTGATACAGATGAAGAAACTAAGgaaacaatttcattgcAAAACATTGAAGCGATCTCACCCGTTAGTGAAAGTAATGTTAGTACTAGAAATATGgagaattattttaacCGTATGAACGTATCCCAAGCACACAACAAATCCAGTTTATCGCGTACAAATAGCTTGAATTGTGTATCAAACTCCAGTAGTGTGCAAAGTCAAATAATCGCAATGATACACCAATTCGAAGCTGAGTGtacaaatttggaaaagaAGATCTATCTCCTGGAGACTAATTACCTGAGTCAATCCCCAGATTCAACAGGATTAACTCGTGGATGGAATAGGTGTGGAATACTCTCCAATTCTAGCAACttattgtcaaattctTTTAACGCTAAAAACcgcaaattatcatcatgCCGTAAGTCAATGTCTAGTTGTAATCTATCAGAAATACTTGCATCTGATAGGTTGTTTTCACTGACAAACTACGCAACCAAATTGTATAGTGATTTAAAGCATCAAGGGAGCAAGGATAAATCATGA
- a CDS encoding GTP-binding protein (overlaps_old_locusTagID:BBM_III05565): protein MPPKEESKTPNIILGRPKNNLRIGLVGLPNVGKSTTFNILGNASVPAENYPFCTIDPHEARANVRDARFDWLCDHFKPMRSIPAVLTIFDIAGLVPGASKGEGLGNAFLSHIEAVDGLFHVIRAFDDDEVIHVLGEVNPIKDAEAIHKELILKDLSKAKNMLAEIKKVAIRNQRDLQKKMELEVLEKSIEMLEDDKWIINGNWKINEVDVLNSYNFLTAKPMVYLINLSEKDFLRKKNKWLAPIHKWINETNPGPIVPFSAAYESKLIEEVSNMTETVAIEEKSKTSQLNKIIHTGYTALNLMHFFTCGPDEVRCWTIRKGTKAPQAAGVIHSDFQRGFICAEVYKYEDIVEYGNEANVKANGRYLKKGKDYIVEDGDIIFFKFNVTNPKK, encoded by the exons ATGCCCCCAAAGGAAGAATCAAAAACACCTAATATAATACTTGGAAG GCCAAAAAACAATCTACGTATCGGATTAGTCGGGTTACCAAATGTCGGAAAAAGTACTACTTTCAACATTTTGGGAAATGCCAGTGTTCCTGCAGAAAATTATCCTTTCTGTACGATAG ATCCTCATGAAGCGCGAGCTAACG TAAGAGACGCTAGATTTGACTGGTTATGCGATCACTTTAAACCGATGAGATCGATACCAGCAGTATTGACGATATTTGATATTGCTGGGTTGGTTCCTGGGGCTTCAAAAGGCGAAGGCCTTGGGAATGCTTTCCTATCTCACATAGAAGCGGTTGATGGATTATTTCATGTG ATTCGGGCCTTTGATGACGATGAAGTTATCCATGTTTTGGGAGAAGTAAATCCAATCAAGGACGCAGAGGCAATTCATAAGGAATTAATTCTCAAAGACTTGAGCAAGGCTAAAAACATGCTTGCTGAGATCAAAAAAGTGGCTATTAGGAACCAGAGAGATTTGCAAAAGAAGATGGAGTTGGAAGTATTGGAGAAATCGATAGAAATGTTGGAAGATGATAAATGGATTATAAATG GCAATTGGAAAATTAATGAAGTAGATGTGTTAAAtagttataattttttaacagCAAAGCCAATGGTTTACTTGATAAACCTCAGTGAAAAGGACTTTTTGAGAAAAAAGAATAAATGGCTCGCCCCTATCCATAAATGGATAAATGAAACGAATCCCGGGCCTATTGTACCCTTCAGTGCAGCATATGAATCCAAGTTAATTGAAGAAGTATCCAACATGACAGAAACTGTTGCTATAGAAGAAAAGTCGAAGACTAGCCAAttgaacaaaataattcataccGGTTACACTGCGTTAAATCTAATGCACTTTTTCACCTGTGGGCCGGATGAAGTTAGGTGTTGGACCATTAGGAAGGGAACAAAAGCGCCGCAAGCGGCTGGTGTCATACATTCAGATTTCCAAAGGGGATTTATCTGTGCTGaagtttataaatatgaGGATATCGTAGAATATGGCAATGAAGCCAATGTCAAGGCTAATGGGAGATATCTCAAGAAAGGAAAGGATTATATAGTGGAGGATGGCGACATTATTTTTTTCAAGTTTAACGTTACAAACCCCAAGAAGTGA
- a CDS encoding conserved Plasmodium protein, unknown function (overlaps_old_locusTagID:BBM_III05555), with protein MDLCSVIDQLFYESESNNCDISIDFSSLYCFFIESVESNYLSVKLWAHILHTYIIKILQTINSLNDNDTEDLYDILNIEKDRMINDFAYYIIKSLINSSIPGALTILSKANVLQLYQQSIDNFMTNNVSNGIYNLKNPIALSLYLDSIWKLLPYLQDRDYYLDDICHRFHCSNLWISIWNSVVDLDYKNPNPEIDMLNVRVMFIKFLRLSSGLIYGLRGNNFIAHYNEDKNHITWNYIFKILYNSTISHIIASKIYKYIADLLLISYADKSLKIFLKFQSSRLKNVLEVNISKFSQQESNDPYQSKCCVQIRAIYSLFKNGVVDKTLKLLHKISSLNDVILAPSNEGGTIDYFADKMIPRILPCFNTGCNNIFHMDNPEVHLSSSVFDFKYCDICGVTSYCSEKCRSLHWDSSHQYVCDTFKNLPTSLKFKSTRGQFISFFD; from the exons ATGGACTTATGTAGTGTTATtgatcaattattttatgaaTCTGAATCGAATAATTGTGACATATCAATTGATTTTAGCAGTTTGTACTGCTTTTTCATTGAATCAGTTGAGTCTAATTACTTGAGTGTAAAATTGTGGGCGCACATCCTACACAcctatataataaaaattttacaaacaattaattcattgaACGATAATGATACTGAAGATTTGTacgatattttaaatattgaaaaggATAGAATGATCAATGATTTCGcttattacataattaaaa GTTTAATCAATTCTTCAATTCCTGGTGCCCTAACTATTTTATCCAAAGCAAACGTATTACAGCTTTACCAACAATctattgacaatttcatGACCAATAATGTTTCAAATGGCATTTATAACCTAAAGAATCCGATTGCTTTAAGTCTATACCTAGATTCAATATGGAAGCTCTTGCCTTATTTACAAGATCGGGATTATTACCTTGATGATATATGCCATAGATTCCACTGCAGCAATTTATGGATTTCAATATGGAATTCTGTAGTCGATTTAGACtataaaaatccaaatcCTGAAATAGATATGTTGAATGTTAGAGTAAtgtttatcaaatttttgcgCTTGTCAAGTGGTTTAATATACGGACTGAGaggaaataattttatcgcaCATTACAACGAAGATAAAAACCACATTACCtggaattatatatttaaaattctatataattcaacaatttctCACATTATTGcatcaaaaatttataaatatatagcAGATTTGCTCCTTATCAGTTATGCAGATAAGTCACTTAAGATATTTCTTAAATTCCAATCTAGTAGACTTAAAAATGTCCTTGAAgtcaatatatcaaaattttcacaacAAG aatcAAATGATCCTTATCAATCTAAATGTTGCGTTCAAATACGGGCTATTTATTcgttatttaaaaat GGGGTAGTAGATAAGACACTAAAGCtattacataaaatttcaagTTTGAATGATGTAATTCTTGCACCATCAAATGAGGGTGGCACTATCGATTATTTTGCCGATAAAATGATACCAAGAATATTGCCTTGTTTCAACACAGGGTGCAATAATATATTCCATATGGATAACCCTGAAGTACACTTATCATCTAGTGTTTTTgactttaaatattgtgaCAT tTGTGGAGTAACCAGTTATTGTAGTGAAAAATGTAGATCGTTGCACTGGGATTCATCGCACCAATAT GTTTGTGATacttttaaaaatttaccgACAAGTTTGAAATTTAAATCCACACGGGGACAgtttatttcattttttgattga